In Salminus brasiliensis chromosome 24, fSalBra1.hap2, whole genome shotgun sequence, one genomic interval encodes:
- the LOC140546356 gene encoding uncharacterized protein, which yields MAYGRLDSETCDRNSTYQELKNSGEDTAGSRRYRLAAVCLGLLCVLLLTAVTLLCIKFNDLVTHRDRLQTNNNNLTLENRDQLQTSYTNLTVERDQLHTRYNNMRNERDQLKKEKDEVTIERDQLKASNTNLTAERDQLQASYTNLTVVRDQLQTSYTNLTVERNQLQASYNNMRNDSDQLKKEKDEVTEERDQLRTRYTNLAIKEGWLYFGSKVYYISTEQKTWTKSKQDCINRGANLVIINNIEEQEFLLKTLKGRRAWIGLTDQHTEGVWKWVDGSLLTTGYWCKGEPNDSSSEDCGEIRGSADTKCWNDKPCNLKDSWICEKSFL from the exons ATGGCATATGGCAGATTAGATTCAGAGACCTGTGACAGGAACTCCACCTATCAGGAACTCAAGAACTCAG GAGAAGACACTGCAGGAAGCAGACGCTATAGACTGGCTGCAGTGTGTCTGGGTCTGCTGTGTGTTCTACTGCTGACTGCGGTCACACTGCTGTGCATCAAGTTTAATGACCTGGTTACTCACAGAGACCGGCTAcagacaaacaacaacaacctgaCTTTAGAAAAT agagaccagttacaaaccagttacaccaacctgactgtggagagagaccagttacacaccagATACAATAAcatgagaaatgagagagaccagttgaagaaggagaaagatgagGTGACTATAGAGAGAGACCAGCTAAAGGCCAGTaacaccaacctgactgcagagagagaccagttacaggccagttacaccaacctgactgtagtgagagaccagttacaaaccagttacaccaacctgactgtGGAGAGAAACCAGTTACAGGCCAGTTACAATAACATGAGAAATGATAGTGACCAgttgaagaaggagaaagatgagGTGACTGAAGAGAGAGACCAGCTGAGAACCAGATACACCAACCTGGCt ATAAAG GAGGGATGGCTGTACTTTGGCTCCAAAGTTTATTACATCTCTACTGAACAGAAGACATGGACTAAAAGTAAGCAAGACTGCATAAACAGAGGAGCAAACCTGGTGATCATAAACAACATTGAGGAACAG GAATTTTTGCTTAAAACACTGAAAGGCAGACGAGCTTGGATTGGTCtgactgaccaacacacagaggGGGTATGGAAATGGGTGGATGGCTCATTACTAACCACTGG GTACTGGTGTAAGGGGGAGCCAAATGATTCGTCCAGTGAGGACTGTGGTGAGATTAGGGGTTCTGCTGATACAAAGTGTTGGAATGATAAACCTTGCAATTTGAAAGACAGCTGGATATGTGAGAAAAGTTTTCTTTAG
- the LOC140547186 gene encoding uncharacterized protein — translation MSQGISEDVIYCNINRREQVKGVKHMYENADRVKGLEVKREIENTRIKKDLQTQNAGGDALWNRFYRLAAVCLGLLCVLLLTAITVLWIKFNNLTIGKKQLQTNYTNLTIERDQLQTSNTNLTIERDQLQTSNTNLTIERDQLQTSYTNLTVERDQLQTSVTNLTAEKKQLQIEREEVLRGLLVLGWHYFNSSLYSITTVKNSWSGSRQACQSKGADLVIINSRKEQDYINKTFLRTEAWIGLTDIQTEGVWKWVDGSALTTEFWWPGEPNDYGNEDCALTGFKYSTSDTLTWADAPCGHIAVGLCERKF, via the exons ATGTCTCAGGGTATTTCTGAAGATGTGATCTACTGTAATATCAACAGACGAGAGCAGGTGAAGGGGGTGAAGCATATGTATGAGAATGCAGACAGAGTTAAAGGCCTCGAGGTCAAAAGAGAGATTGAGAACACCAGGATAAAGAAAGACCTACAAACACAAAACGCAG GAGGTGACGCTCTATGGAACAGGTTCTACAGACTGGCTGCAGTGTGTCTGGGGCTGCTGTGCGTTCTCCTGCTGACTGCCATCACAGTGTTGTGGATCAAGTTCAACAACCTGACTATAGGGAAAAAACAGTTACAGACCaattacaccaacctgactatagagagagaccagttacagaccagcaacaccaacctgactatagagagagaccagttacagaccagcaacaccaacctgactatagagagagaccagttacagaccagttacaccaacctgactgtggagagagaccagttacagaccagtgtcactaacctgactgcagagaaaAAACAgttacagatagagagagaggaagtcTTGAGGGGGCTTTTGGTTCTTG GATGGCATTACTTCAACTCTAGTCTTTACTCCATCACAACTGTGAAGAACAGCTGGAGTGGGAGTAGACAGGCCTGTCAAAGTAAAGGAGCAGACCTGGTgatcataaacagcagaaaggaacag GACTATATCAATAAAACATTCCTCAGAACTGAAGCTTGGATTGGTCTGACGGACATCCAAACAGAGGGGGTCTGGAAATGGGTGGATGGCTCAGCACTGACCACTGA gttctgGTGGCCGGGGGAACCCAATGATTATGGAAATGAAGACTGTGCTTTAACTGGCTTCAAGTATTCTACATCTGATACTTTAACCTGGGCTGATGCTCCCTGTGGACATATTGCAGTCGGGCTCTGTGAGAGAAAGTTTTAG